The DNA sequence ACCGTCGAAGGGCGTGTCGGCTACCGAATATTCACCCTTACACTGACAGTCAACCACGGCCCACAGTCTTTCAGACGAACTTGATAGTTGCAAAATTTGCGCCTACTAAATTGAGAAAATCACGCTGTGCGACTAACAGTCAATGATTTAATTATGTATGTCGAATAGAGAAGGTAGCTGTTGGGAGACGACCCAGGCATCCGATGCGACCCCCGCAAAACAGGATGTTAATACGGTCTCTCGCCGGTTATCGGCGACGAAACCCACATCAGACAGCACTGCGGCTACGGCCCAGGGGAAGGGAACATGGAACTTCAAACGCTCCACACAGATACCGTCAGCGGACGCACTAAACAGCGTCCCACAGAACCGCTCCTCTCGAAAGACGAACTCTTCGAGATCCTAAAGAACCAGCGTCGTCGCGACGCGCTTCGCTACCTGAAAGCGAACGACGGAACGGCGAAGCTCAGCGACATGGCAGAGTATATCGCGGCTAAGGAGAACGGCATCGACGTCGCCGCGCTCTCCTCCAGCCAGCGGAAACGCGTCTACATCGGGCTGTACCAGTGCCATCTGCCGAAGATGGCGAGCTTCGGTGTCATCGACTTCGACAAGGACCGCGGCACCATCGCCCTCTTACCGACGGCGTCGGTGCTCGACAGCTACCTCGAAGACGAGATCCCGACCGTCGGCTCGGTGTCGAGACTCCCAATCGCGGCCGCGGCCGCTGTCGCCGCCGTCGTCGGCGCGGGTCTCCTCGGCGTGCCGGTGCTCTCGGCCCTTCCTGCGACCGGTTGGGCCGTCGTCAGCACCATCGCCCTGCTCGTCCTCGCAGTGAGCGAGACGCTCTCCGAGTGACTTTGGCCAACAGGTCGGTAGTTCTTCTTCGATTTCTTCGATTATTGTGACCCACACCCAGCGACCGCCACTGCCGAGCAGGGTGACAGGCAGGTCCGACGCCAGAACACGAAGCACCGGGGAGGTCACCGTGGGTGACTGTGGAAGTCGCCGCCTGCCGCTGTTGAATTCGACCGACGGAGTGGCTGACTACCGCCGGTTTGGCACACCCTGACACGCCGCAAGCCGCCCTATAACAAAGCGACTTGCCGACCTGCGGTGCGATATGACTGTTCGACTCTTTCACAGGTCGACTGACGTCGTCGGCGGAGGCCGCCGATGACCGTCGACGACGCAGTTGTCATCAGCGACGCAGTGGTTCTCGCCGGCGGCGAAGGGCGACGGCTCAGACCGCTGACGACCTACCAGCCGAAACCGATGCTGCCCGTAGCGAACCGGCCGGTGCTATCGTACGTCCTCGACGCGCTCGTCGAGAACGGTATCGAGCGCGCGACGGTCGTCGTCGGCCACGGCAGCGACCGCATCCAAACGCAGTTCGCCGACGACTACCGCGGTCTCGCGCTCTCGTACGTCCACCAACGGCTGCGCCTCGGCAGCGGCCACGCGCTGGCGCAGGCCGTCGGCCGTGTCGACGGGCCGTTCCTCGTAGTCAACGGCGATACCGTCGTCGACGCCGCCGTCGTCCGGCAGACGATCGAACGCTACCGCGCCACCGACGCGGTCGCCACGCTCGCGGTGGCACACTCCGATACGCCCGAGGAGTACGGCGTCGTCATCACCGACCACGGGGTCATCGCCGACATCGACGAACATCCGACGGAGACGCGCGGCTACCTCGTCAACGTCGGCGTCTACGTCTTCTCGCCCGCCATCTTCGAGGCGTTGGACCAGCTGTCGCCGCGGAACGGCGAACTCCAGTTGACCGACGCCGTGGAGAAACTCGGCGGGCCGGTCACCAGCGTCCTCGTCACCGAGGGCTGGCTCGACCCGACGACGCCCTGGCAGCTCCTGGCCGTGACGGAGGCGTTGCTCGCGGGCGATGAGGTCGTCGTCGCCGACTCCGCGAACGTCCACGAGTCGGTCGTCATCGACGGTCCCGCGCTCATCGGCCCGGGCTGTGAACTCGCCGCGGGCGTCGTCGTCTGCGGCGGCACCTGTCTGCAGGCGAACGTCCACGTCGGTCCCGGAACGGTGCTCGACCGGACGCTCGTCTTCACCGACGCCCGCATCGGCGGCGGCGCGTGTCTCCGCGACTCCGTCGTCGGCACGGGCTGTGAGATCGGCGCGGGCACCGTCTCGCCCGGCGGCCGGGCGGACGTCGCTGGCGACGCTGGCTCACAGGACCGCCGGACCGGCGGCGTCGTCGCCGACCGCGCGGTCGTCGGCCCGAACGCGACGCTGTTGCCCGGCAGCAGCGTCGGTGCGTACGCCCGGGTGGGTCCGGCTGTGGTCGTCGACGGGGCGGTCAGCCAGGGAATGGAGGTGGCGTGCTGATGTGCGGCATCACCGCCTGTCTCCGCGCGGAAGGGAGCTTGGAGCCGATTCTCACCGGACTCAAGCGGCTGGAGTACCGCGGCTACGACTCCGCGGGACTCGCGGTCGTCAACGACAACCGTATCGGCCTGGTCAAACAGGCCGGCGAGGTCGACCTGCTCTCTAAACTCGTCGAATCGAAGGACATCGAGGGGACCGTCGGCATCGGCCACACCCGCTGGAGCACCCACGGGCCGCCGACGGATCTCAACGCCCACCCCCACACCGACGAACGCGGCTCGGTCGCCGTCGTCCACAACGGCATCATCGACAACTACGCCGCGCTGAAGTCGCATCTCGAACGCCGCGGCCACCGCTTCGCCAGCGACACCGATACCGAGGTCATCCCGCATCTCATCGAGGAGGAGCTGGACCAGGGGGCGTCCAATATGGAGGCGTTCCGGGCCGCCATCTCGGTGCTCGACGGCACCTACGCCGTCGCCGCGGTCTTCAGCGACGAACACGCCATCTACGCGACGCGCCACGGCTCGCCGCTGGTGTTCGGCGAGGGCGACGACGAGTGGTTCGTCGCCAGCGACGTGCCCGCCTTCGTCGAGTACACCAACCGCGTCCGCTATCTCCACGACGGCGACTACATCTACATCTCGGCCGACGGGTTCGAGATCACCGACGCCGACGGCGACGCCGTCGACCGACCCCTCGAAGAGATCGACTGGGACCCCGAGACAGCGGGGAAGTCGGGCTACGCCCACTTCATGCACAAGGAGATCCACGAGCAGCCCGAGTCGCTGCGCCGGACCATCCAGGGGCGGGTCAACAGTCTCACGGGCACCGTCGCGCTCGACGAGTTCCCGACCGATGCCTTCGCCGACGTCGAGCAGGTCCATCTCGTCGCGATGGGAACGTCTCATCACGCGGCGATGTACGCGGCGACGCTGTTGGCGGCACGGGGCATCCCGGCCTACGCCTTCATGGCCGGTGAGTACAGCCTCGCCCGGCCGCCGGTGACCGACCGGACGCTCGTCGTCGCCGTCTCCCAGAGCGGCGAGACGGCCGACACGCTCGACGCCGTCCGCCGGGCGCGGAGTGCGGGCGCGCGGACGCTGGCACTGACAAACGTCGTCGCCTCGTCGCTGACGCGGGAGTGTGACGACACGCTCCTCATCCGGGCCGGACCCGAGATCGGCGTCGCCGCGACGAAGACGTTCACCTCGCAGGTGACCGCGCTCGTACTCCTCTGTGAGCGGATCGTCGCCGACGCGACCGGGGCGTCGAGCCGCGAGAGCCGCGACCTCCTGGAGTCGCTGTCGCGGCTCCCCGGCGACGTGCAGGCCGTCCTCGACACCTCGACGGCCGAGGCGGTCGCCCGCGCCTACGCCGGGAGCGATGCGTACTTCTTCATC is a window from the Halogranum gelatinilyticum genome containing:
- a CDS encoding DUF7344 domain-containing protein; translated protein: MELQTLHTDTVSGRTKQRPTEPLLSKDELFEILKNQRRRDALRYLKANDGTAKLSDMAEYIAAKENGIDVAALSSSQRKRVYIGLYQCHLPKMASFGVIDFDKDRGTIALLPTASVLDSYLEDEIPTVGSVSRLPIAAAAAVAAVVGAGLLGVPVLSALPATGWAVVSTIALLVLAVSETLSE
- a CDS encoding sugar phosphate nucleotidyltransferase — encoded protein: MTVDDAVVISDAVVLAGGEGRRLRPLTTYQPKPMLPVANRPVLSYVLDALVENGIERATVVVGHGSDRIQTQFADDYRGLALSYVHQRLRLGSGHALAQAVGRVDGPFLVVNGDTVVDAAVVRQTIERYRATDAVATLAVAHSDTPEEYGVVITDHGVIADIDEHPTETRGYLVNVGVYVFSPAIFEALDQLSPRNGELQLTDAVEKLGGPVTSVLVTEGWLDPTTPWQLLAVTEALLAGDEVVVADSANVHESVVIDGPALIGPGCELAAGVVVCGGTCLQANVHVGPGTVLDRTLVFTDARIGGGACLRDSVVGTGCEIGAGTVSPGGRADVAGDAGSQDRRTGGVVADRAVVGPNATLLPGSSVGAYARVGPAVVVDGAVSQGMEVAC
- the glmS gene encoding glutamine--fructose-6-phosphate transaminase (isomerizing); this translates as MCGITACLRAEGSLEPILTGLKRLEYRGYDSAGLAVVNDNRIGLVKQAGEVDLLSKLVESKDIEGTVGIGHTRWSTHGPPTDLNAHPHTDERGSVAVVHNGIIDNYAALKSHLERRGHRFASDTDTEVIPHLIEEELDQGASNMEAFRAAISVLDGTYAVAAVFSDEHAIYATRHGSPLVFGEGDDEWFVASDVPAFVEYTNRVRYLHDGDYIYISADGFEITDADGDAVDRPLEEIDWDPETAGKSGYAHFMHKEIHEQPESLRRTIQGRVNSLTGTVALDEFPTDAFADVEQVHLVAMGTSHHAAMYAATLLAARGIPAYAFMAGEYSLARPPVTDRTLVVAVSQSGETADTLDAVRRARSAGARTLALTNVVASSLTRECDDTLLIRAGPEIGVAATKTFTSQVTALVLLCERIVADATGASSRESRDLLESLSRLPGDVQAVLDTSTAEAVARAYAGSDAYFFIGRGIAHSVALEGALKFKEISYEHAEGFAASELKHGPLALVTEQTPVFVVFSGRHDEMTLNNAKEVQARGAPVVAVTSRTDGEIAELADHVLSIPETHPDLAGVAANVQLQLVAYHAANLLGRPIDKPRNLAKCVTVE